Proteins encoded by one window of Collimonas fungivorans:
- a CDS encoding S1 family peptidase, translating to MPTITNETAHIVWGAIVPLFTLSPPGEGKLIGTGFFITQTGVLITAAHVIRENIGQDGVDKGMIAAIQMMDGVGMIVRPLQHTSFHPIYDLALSETTQFTNQAEDDIPTMALALTLEVPAIGTSIATHAFHGSEQNLTNEVGSPMHKSTFEFSGYFAQDPQREVRMTWRSRITGGILREYYPNGRDRVMLPFPCYESDVPIYGGTSGGPVFDSQGRVFAVNCSSIEGAVAYHTGIAGILDLSIKNTVLPNEAHARTRTIKELADLDFIGFSPRISS from the coding sequence ATGCCGACCATCACCAATGAGACTGCGCACATAGTTTGGGGAGCAATTGTTCCACTGTTTACCTTATCGCCCCCGGGCGAAGGAAAATTAATCGGAACAGGATTCTTCATCACTCAGACCGGCGTACTAATAACAGCTGCGCACGTTATCCGCGAAAACATTGGTCAGGATGGAGTGGATAAAGGAATGATCGCAGCGATACAGATGATGGATGGGGTCGGCATGATTGTTCGACCACTTCAGCACACTTCGTTTCATCCCATCTATGATCTTGCTCTGTCCGAAACTACTCAATTTACCAATCAAGCTGAAGACGATATTCCAACAATGGCGTTGGCGCTTACGCTAGAAGTCCCTGCTATTGGAACATCTATCGCAACACATGCATTCCACGGGAGTGAACAAAACTTAACGAACGAAGTAGGCTCGCCCATGCATAAATCGACCTTTGAATTTAGCGGCTACTTTGCGCAAGATCCGCAACGAGAAGTGAGGATGACCTGGCGGTCAAGGATTACGGGGGGTATTTTGCGCGAGTACTACCCAAATGGGCGGGACAGGGTAATGCTTCCTTTTCCCTGCTATGAATCGGACGTACCAATCTATGGGGGAACAAGCGGCGGCCCAGTATTCGACAGTCAAGGAAGAGTTTTCGCGGTGAATTGTTCTAGCATTGAAGGCGCTGTTGCATATCACACTGGAATTGCGGGAATTTTAGATCTTTCAATTAAGAATACAGTTTTGCCAAATGAAGCACATGCCCGTACCCGAACAATAAAGGAACTGGCCGATTTAGATTTCATTGGATTTTCACCCCGAATTTCTTCCTGA
- a CDS encoding DUF2471 family protein produces MMRLTDMNEFDAVIARAKPIIYTAVARHRTEGLPLTWRLIHSIEDEVLAELNSSKDLQPAYINLIKHSGVFKYPLNDEQVDFGESSAIACAFSMIYEAYHRI; encoded by the coding sequence ATGATGCGCCTTACCGACATGAACGAATTTGATGCAGTGATTGCCCGCGCCAAGCCAATTATCTACACGGCAGTCGCCCGCCATCGCACGGAGGGGCTCCCTCTCACCTGGCGACTAATCCATTCCATTGAAGACGAGGTTTTGGCTGAATTGAACAGTTCGAAAGATCTACAACCGGCATACATCAATTTGATTAAGCACTCTGGGGTTTTCAAATACCCGCTGAATGACGAGCAGGTTGATTTTGGCGAATCAAGCGCAATTGCCTGCGCGTTCTCCATGATCTACGAGGCGTATCATCGTATCTAA
- a CDS encoding type VI secretion system Vgr family protein, with product MSSVFKSLIMGRQHGRILRLSFPHDDGPQAQLLVNKLDGIESLSRDFEFNVELISDDPALALKDLQGKLFSVELVRADGSLRYFSGFCFEFRLTRTDGAITFYQTKLGPWLQYLRLRKDNYIFHGKTLREQTENIFSDYGTHPDWDFQVRGEDAVMTDACQFGESDHNYLHRRWEAAGWSYWYEHTEKGHKLILTDDTTRAAAVDNGPDIRFQRHGGATEEDGIGDWSPVRQIVPGNVTLAGFNFKRPVPVSAGVPTLNKQGNVLDIESYEYTGAYGAKDAGDADKLARLRMEEIEAAGKHFEAAGNNRSVLPGRYFRLTSHFAFNPFGSNEEAGKSEFLILSVHHVAINNYLQQADEKADYSNRLTCIRKMIPWRPGRGFNSAATTILGPQTATVVGPSGPDSIHTDEYGRIRVQFHWDRIGNNDEKSSAWVRVASSWAGSQLGAKAIPRVGAEVIVMWLDGNPDRPLVTGAVYNQRNMPPWKLATQQALMGLRSRELTPNGGNAAGGRSNHLILDDTNAKIQAQLKSDHQHSQLSLGNITRIEDNAGRKDARGEGWELRTDGHGVARSAKGMLITTEGRGNAASHMKDMGETVQRLTSARDQHETLAEMAQQAGAQDKQGQQADIAKILKAQNDAVKGNGTGSDSTFPELSEPHLVLASPAGIESTTSGSTHIASGDHTAITTGKSLSIVSGGSLFASIRQTFRLFVQKAGIKMVAAAGDIEVQTLTDSINLLAKLNISQTANRITITAKEEVMINGGGSYAKFNAGGIEHGTNGAYVAYGATHSLPGAKNLPVVINPTTAEINGHSAQFVLKSTKGKPLANYPYVMESAEGHRFEGFTDKDGKTERAYTPQAVKFSVKKNPKIVDNDIQTPERADRDHDEFDE from the coding sequence ATGAGCAGTGTGTTCAAGTCTTTGATAATGGGGCGTCAGCATGGCCGCATATTGCGGCTCTCTTTCCCGCATGATGATGGTCCACAAGCCCAACTCCTGGTCAACAAACTCGATGGAATAGAAAGCCTGTCTCGCGACTTCGAATTCAACGTCGAATTGATATCTGACGATCCGGCATTGGCGCTCAAGGACCTGCAAGGCAAGCTGTTCAGCGTAGAGCTGGTGCGGGCAGATGGCAGCCTTCGATATTTCAGCGGTTTTTGTTTTGAGTTCCGTTTGACCAGGACCGATGGCGCCATCACGTTCTACCAAACCAAGCTGGGTCCGTGGCTGCAGTATCTGCGGCTGCGTAAAGACAATTACATTTTTCACGGCAAGACGCTACGCGAGCAGACGGAAAACATTTTCAGCGACTACGGCACCCATCCCGACTGGGATTTTCAAGTTCGCGGTGAAGATGCTGTAATGACGGACGCCTGTCAGTTCGGCGAGAGTGATCACAATTATTTGCATCGTCGCTGGGAGGCCGCCGGCTGGTCGTACTGGTACGAACATACCGAAAAGGGTCACAAGCTGATCCTGACCGACGATACCACACGGGCCGCGGCCGTCGACAATGGCCCCGACATACGCTTCCAACGCCACGGCGGCGCGACCGAAGAAGACGGCATAGGCGACTGGTCGCCGGTGCGGCAGATCGTGCCAGGCAATGTCACGCTGGCGGGATTCAATTTCAAAAGGCCCGTTCCGGTCAGCGCAGGCGTACCGACCCTGAACAAGCAAGGCAACGTCCTTGATATCGAGTCCTATGAATATACCGGCGCCTATGGCGCCAAGGATGCCGGGGATGCGGATAAATTGGCGCGGCTGCGCATGGAAGAAATCGAAGCGGCCGGCAAGCACTTCGAGGCGGCAGGCAATAACCGCTCGGTCCTCCCTGGGCGTTATTTTCGTCTGACCAGCCACTTTGCCTTCAATCCCTTCGGCAGCAATGAAGAGGCCGGGAAGAGTGAGTTCCTGATCCTGTCGGTTCATCATGTAGCCATCAACAATTACCTGCAGCAGGCCGATGAAAAGGCAGACTATAGCAACCGCTTGACCTGCATCCGCAAAATGATTCCATGGCGGCCAGGCCGCGGTTTCAATAGTGCCGCCACTACAATCCTGGGGCCGCAAACCGCCACGGTAGTCGGTCCCTCCGGACCGGACAGCATCCACACCGATGAATACGGCAGGATCCGTGTGCAGTTCCATTGGGACCGCATCGGCAACAACGACGAAAAGAGTTCGGCCTGGGTGCGTGTCGCCAGTTCGTGGGCCGGCAGCCAGCTCGGCGCCAAAGCGATTCCCCGGGTTGGCGCCGAAGTGATCGTGATGTGGCTGGACGGTAATCCGGACCGCCCGCTGGTGACTGGCGCTGTCTATAACCAGCGCAATATGCCGCCATGGAAACTGGCGACGCAACAGGCGTTGATGGGATTGCGCAGCCGCGAGCTGACGCCCAACGGTGGCAACGCCGCCGGCGGCCGCAGCAATCACCTGATCCTGGATGATACTAACGCCAAGATCCAGGCGCAGCTCAAGAGCGACCATCAGCACAGTCAGCTAAGTTTAGGCAACATCACCCGTATCGAAGACAATGCGGGCCGCAAAGATGCGCGTGGCGAAGGCTGGGAGCTGCGCACTGACGGCCATGGCGTGGCGCGTTCGGCCAAGGGCATGCTGATTACCACCGAGGGCCGTGGCAACGCAGCGTCGCACATGAAAGACATGGGTGAGACTGTACAACGGCTGACATCTGCGCGCGACCAGCATGAGACTCTGGCAGAGATGGCGCAGCAGGCGGGTGCCCAGGACAAACAGGGGCAGCAAGCCGACATCGCGAAAATTCTTAAAGCCCAGAATGATGCGGTGAAAGGCAATGGCACAGGCAGCGACAGCACTTTCCCTGAATTGTCGGAACCGCACCTGGTGCTGGCCAGCCCCGCCGGTATCGAGTCCACCACCAGTGGTAGCACCCATATTGCCAGTGGTGACCATACCGCCATCACAACGGGCAAGAGCCTGTCGATTGTCAGCGGTGGCAGTTTGTTTGCCAGCATCCGCCAGACATTCCGGTTGTTTGTTCAAAAGGCTGGAATCAAGATGGTGGCTGCAGCCGGTGACATCGAGGTACAGACGCTGACCGATAGCATCAACCTCCTGGCAAAACTGAACATCAGCCAAACCGCGAATCGCATCACGATCACGGCTAAGGAAGAAGTGATGATTAATGGCGGCGGTAGTTACGCCAAGTTCAACGCCGGCGGAATCGAGCATGGCACCAATGGCGCCTATGTTGCGTATGGCGCGACGCACAGTTTGCCAGGCGCAAAAAATCTACCCGTGGTCATCAACCCTACGACAGCGGAAATAAACGGCCATAGCGCGCAATTTGTTCTGAAGTCGACTAAGGGCAAGCCGCTAGCGAACTATCCCTATGTCATGGAATCCGCTGAAGGACATCGTTTTGAAGGTTTTACAGACAAGGATGGGAAAACTGAGCGTGCCTATACGCCACAGGCAGTCAAATTTTCTGTAAAGAAGAACCCAAAAATCGTGGACAACGATATTCAAACACCTGAAAGAGCAGACCGGGATCATGACGAATTCGACGAATGA
- a CDS encoding glycoside hydrolase family 19 protein — translation MTNSTNEPLGTTTADKDHTKVEEVAVACACNRDITLDELREAYPERKKEVLEKFLPDLNATLTTYEITSCLKKVHFLAQVGHESSEFLFTAEILKKGVDEKDVYDGYKGRGLVQLTWKKNYTSYGTAVKTDFLDANKVKLEEVKWATDSAGWYWRNAGSGHDIDLNPFADQNDIVYISAAINGGFNGYEGKSTSRLKLLKNAVAALHVKACPQLEALFSTFPEAEKFDYDSYPLEKSNAYDVHDMSFAWGYWHDPKSKMEGVKKDSAQAKIGYSRYLELLESHPSKAKLGRFGMTRANMKKHAEKRVGELP, via the coding sequence ATGACGAATTCGACGAATGAGCCACTAGGCACAACGACGGCTGACAAAGATCATACGAAAGTCGAAGAGGTAGCCGTCGCATGTGCATGTAACCGCGATATCACGCTGGACGAATTGCGAGAGGCATATCCTGAACGGAAAAAGGAAGTTTTAGAAAAATTTCTTCCCGACTTAAATGCAACGCTGACGACCTATGAGATAACCAGTTGCCTGAAAAAGGTTCATTTTTTGGCTCAGGTAGGACATGAATCGTCAGAGTTTCTTTTCACGGCAGAGATACTCAAGAAAGGCGTTGACGAAAAAGATGTCTATGACGGTTACAAAGGTCGAGGCCTAGTACAGCTGACGTGGAAGAAAAACTATACGTCCTATGGTACTGCCGTGAAAACTGATTTTCTTGACGCAAACAAGGTCAAACTTGAGGAAGTAAAGTGGGCAACAGATTCAGCTGGCTGGTATTGGAGAAATGCCGGAAGTGGACACGATATCGACTTAAATCCATTTGCGGATCAAAATGATATCGTCTATATATCGGCGGCTATCAATGGGGGATTTAACGGCTATGAAGGCAAATCAACGTCTCGGCTGAAGCTGTTAAAAAACGCCGTCGCCGCCTTGCACGTTAAAGCTTGCCCACAACTCGAAGCACTATTTAGCACCTTCCCTGAGGCCGAGAAATTTGACTATGATTCGTATCCACTAGAAAAAAGCAATGCTTACGACGTTCACGATATGTCATTTGCTTGGGGATATTGGCACGATCCAAAGTCAAAGATGGAAGGTGTAAAAAAGGATTCAGCACAAGCAAAAATTGGCTATAGTCGATATCTTGAACTACTTGAATCCCACCCATCAAAGGCAAAACTTGGGCGGTTTGGCATGACGCGGGCTAATATGAAGAAGCACGCGGAAAAACGAGTCGGTGAATTGCCATAA
- a CDS encoding HEPN/Toprim-associated domain-containing protein, which translates to MGTVIHLEVSGVSIDWSKNNPGTDHRSLFQNGDRTKLPSEEADNESDATYPEYDALSRTLARILPRLDLMGWTLDAARAEYNALVGDQSEIAEECVQDNPGVMTFEEFCAFAGRYCLKDLDDTYIERSDERDSIVKGRFHADEAEMDRLPMSYDSLYWSEKSYFASRVVLLSPYSMMQVFGQGELNLDSEVVWRYGPLVDAGWASVSDFAAGASRQQTILVATEGTTDSRILKRVFSTLRPDIADFFQFVDVDEKHPFWGTGNLVKFAEGLVRIDIQNKVLFVLDNDAEGVDALKRLSDLQMPPNMRAILLPDHEAFCSFPAMGPEGTRNANINGRAAAIECYLDLRLPNYGPPVVRWSNYKKDIDAWQGALEYKETYMRHFLEQPPEALRNDGYDTAKLECVLEAITVQAKLLQQHRLD; encoded by the coding sequence GTGGGGACAGTAATCCATTTGGAAGTCAGTGGTGTAAGCATCGATTGGTCGAAGAACAACCCTGGCACAGATCACCGCTCCTTGTTTCAGAATGGTGACCGCACTAAGCTCCCTTCTGAAGAAGCGGACAACGAATCCGACGCGACTTACCCCGAGTACGACGCCCTTTCCCGTACATTGGCCCGGATTCTTCCCCGACTAGACCTAATGGGCTGGACGCTAGATGCCGCACGAGCTGAGTACAATGCACTCGTAGGTGACCAAAGTGAGATTGCCGAAGAATGTGTCCAGGATAATCCCGGCGTAATGACTTTTGAGGAATTTTGCGCCTTTGCGGGGCGTTATTGCCTTAAAGATCTTGACGATACTTACATCGAACGCAGTGACGAAAGGGATTCAATCGTAAAAGGAAGGTTTCATGCAGACGAAGCGGAAATGGACAGACTTCCAATGTCCTACGACTCATTGTATTGGTCAGAAAAATCTTACTTTGCATCGAGAGTCGTTCTACTCAGCCCTTATTCTATGATGCAAGTGTTCGGGCAAGGCGAATTAAACTTGGACTCTGAAGTTGTCTGGAGGTATGGCCCCCTAGTCGATGCAGGCTGGGCTTCCGTTTCGGACTTTGCGGCGGGCGCGAGTCGCCAACAGACGATCTTGGTCGCCACCGAGGGAACTACTGACTCCCGCATTCTGAAGCGAGTCTTCAGCACGTTGCGTCCCGACATAGCGGATTTTTTCCAGTTCGTCGACGTTGATGAGAAACACCCGTTCTGGGGCACGGGTAATTTGGTTAAGTTCGCGGAAGGTCTTGTCCGCATCGATATCCAAAACAAGGTCTTATTCGTTCTGGACAATGACGCAGAAGGGGTAGACGCGCTCAAGCGCCTTAGCGATCTACAGATGCCGCCGAACATGCGCGCAATCCTGCTCCCCGATCACGAAGCATTTTGCAGCTTCCCCGCGATGGGTCCGGAAGGAACCAGAAATGCAAATATCAATGGACGTGCGGCGGCGATCGAATGCTATCTAGATCTACGTCTGCCAAATTATGGCCCGCCGGTTGTTCGATGGAGCAACTACAAGAAGGATATCGACGCTTGGCAGGGAGCGCTGGAGTACAAGGAAACCTACATGCGTCATTTTCTTGAGCAACCGCCCGAAGCGCTCCGAAATGATGGCTATGACACTGCAAAGCTCGAATGCGTGCTGGAAGCGATCACCGTTCAAGCGAAACTGTTGCAGCAACATCGGCTTGATTAG
- a CDS encoding tyrosine-type recombinase/integrase: MDWRHFHDLRHSAASSMINEGVDLYTVGAILGHKSSASTQRYAHLATDSLRSAIDRIGQKNPHQKKMRAA, from the coding sequence ATGGACTGGCGCCACTTTCATGATCTACGTCATAGCGCCGCAAGCTCAATGATTAATGAAGGTGTCGATCTATACACCGTTGGTGCCATTTTAGGACACAAATCGTCGGCCAGCACACAACGTTATGCTCACCTTGCTACGGACTCGTTAAGATCGGCAATCGACCGTATTGGTCAAAAAAATCCCCACCAAAAGAAAATGCGGGCTGCGTGA
- a CDS encoding tyrosine-type recombinase/integrase: MLTDKAIEKLSVDAKRQHTVKQKSDDDEKRGFGRLIVRAQPSGNVRFWYRYRQLNKWVFLELGAYDRKGEAGLSLAGARLKLQELIAKRASSNDGDLKTHLQEEKQTHRLAVERHRKAIADEAEQAKESTFRKLLETYVEYLEKLGKQSSKDVRSLFRKNVFEAWPELSAKKAADVTVPELTEVLRKMINNGIGRNTAKLRSYVRAAYTLAMQASNDPTVPVSAQLFNLTQNPAASIPALSQFNRTRDRTLDAAELGYYIRRVEQLPSLVTRSLILLSLYLGGQRPTQLARVRRENLDIVASTVMLFDPKGKRTSGPRQHILPLSSKAISLFKPLLHLNQEILFSSDGKVNIRIETVSNAVTQISNDMAESGEARSPFEMRDIRRTCETMLAAMGVSSEVRAQIQSHGLGGVQNRHYDRHNYMTEKRHTLDTWVKKLARVRAEHKLPK; the protein is encoded by the coding sequence ATGCTGACGGATAAGGCAATTGAGAAGTTATCGGTTGATGCGAAAAGACAACATACGGTAAAACAGAAATCGGACGACGATGAGAAGCGCGGCTTCGGAAGGCTCATCGTACGTGCGCAGCCATCTGGCAATGTGCGATTTTGGTATCGTTACAGGCAACTCAACAAATGGGTGTTTTTGGAACTCGGTGCGTACGACCGTAAAGGTGAAGCAGGCCTATCGTTGGCAGGTGCGCGTCTAAAACTGCAGGAGTTGATTGCTAAGCGCGCATCGTCAAATGATGGTGATTTGAAAACGCATTTGCAGGAAGAAAAGCAAACGCACAGATTGGCGGTTGAGCGCCACCGCAAAGCAATTGCCGACGAAGCCGAGCAAGCGAAGGAAAGTACCTTCCGTAAGCTGCTTGAGACATATGTTGAATACTTGGAAAAGCTAGGGAAGCAAAGTTCTAAGGACGTACGTAGCCTTTTCCGTAAGAACGTTTTTGAGGCGTGGCCCGAGTTGTCAGCAAAAAAAGCTGCAGATGTTACGGTACCAGAACTGACCGAAGTACTACGCAAAATGATTAACAACGGCATCGGACGCAATACCGCCAAGTTGCGTAGTTATGTTCGTGCCGCCTACACACTTGCAATGCAGGCGTCAAACGACCCAACTGTTCCGGTCAGTGCCCAACTATTCAATTTGACGCAAAATCCCGCGGCCAGCATTCCTGCGCTATCTCAATTCAACAGAACCCGTGATCGTACACTCGATGCTGCTGAGTTGGGATATTACATTCGTCGCGTGGAACAACTACCATCACTCGTTACCCGCTCTCTGATTTTGCTATCACTGTATCTAGGTGGCCAACGTCCGACACAGTTAGCGCGTGTGCGTCGTGAGAATCTGGATATCGTGGCTTCTACCGTGATGCTCTTCGATCCGAAGGGAAAACGTACGTCCGGCCCTAGGCAACATATTTTGCCGTTATCGAGCAAAGCCATATCTCTATTTAAACCGCTTTTACATTTGAATCAAGAGATTCTGTTTAGCAGCGACGGGAAAGTAAATATACGAATAGAAACCGTTTCGAACGCAGTTACACAAATCAGCAATGACATGGCTGAATCAGGCGAGGCGCGTAGTCCATTTGAGATGCGAGATATTCGCCGTACTTGCGAAACGATGCTCGCAGCGATGGGGGTCAGCAGTGAAGTGCGCGCCCAGATACAGTCGCATGGCTTGGGTGGTGTACAAAATCGCCACTACGACCGGCATAACTATATGACAGAAAAACGTCATACATTGGATACATGGGTCAAGAAACTTGCGAGAGTCCGGGCGGAACACAAATTGCCGAAGTAG
- a CDS encoding HNH endonuclease, producing MKTQKHGFFLSRVTITDIGYRQKRTIAEQVEPYLRFSNIQIIPSWEQNMRSIQEIFIGEFTDATLAVVQKLRPDDHNLEALESGFTENWPPLAMPTDVFILSLGEVGSKRRKIWAGFIEDIQPSTDYDKRFRFYVDRFRYIGEHDLEVVPDADFYGNGGGGGSRNYASNLRQIGKARPVLKSGDFDGKIPEGATERRLVWVRKNHHRFRDPVWRHWEGRCAVTGANCDGLLVASHIHPWAKCTPQEKTDPNNGLLLSVPLDKLFDRGWISFSDSGEILIKPLLSVQTRSIFGLPKATLRIGRMEKVSAEMQAYLKRHRVFHGFDKTIQSK from the coding sequence GTGAAAACGCAAAAACATGGATTTTTCTTGAGTAGAGTGACCATTACCGATATCGGCTATCGCCAAAAGCGGACAATCGCAGAACAAGTTGAACCATATTTGCGGTTCAGCAACATCCAAATAATTCCTTCATGGGAACAAAATATGAGGTCAATACAAGAAATCTTTATAGGGGAATTTACAGACGCGACACTCGCTGTCGTACAAAAACTTCGCCCCGATGACCACAATCTGGAAGCGCTTGAATCAGGTTTTACGGAGAATTGGCCACCCCTCGCTATGCCGACTGATGTCTTTATACTTTCACTCGGCGAGGTGGGTAGTAAGCGTCGGAAAATCTGGGCTGGCTTCATCGAAGATATTCAACCCAGTACTGATTACGACAAACGATTTCGCTTTTACGTGGATCGCTTCCGGTACATTGGTGAGCACGATTTAGAGGTCGTTCCGGATGCAGACTTTTATGGCAACGGCGGCGGTGGTGGATCGCGCAACTATGCCAGCAATCTTCGACAAATAGGTAAAGCCAGGCCAGTGCTGAAATCGGGCGATTTCGACGGTAAGATACCGGAAGGGGCAACGGAACGTCGCTTGGTTTGGGTAAGGAAAAATCATCATCGGTTTCGCGATCCTGTCTGGCGACATTGGGAAGGTCGCTGCGCAGTGACCGGTGCTAATTGCGACGGCTTACTGGTGGCGTCCCATATTCATCCGTGGGCCAAATGCACTCCGCAAGAAAAGACCGACCCCAACAACGGATTGTTGCTCTCGGTTCCCCTGGATAAGCTTTTTGATCGCGGATGGATTTCCTTTTCAGATTCCGGCGAAATATTGATCAAGCCTCTTTTGTCGGTACAGACGCGCTCCATCTTTGGACTGCCGAAAGCAACCCTTCGCATTGGAAGAATGGAGAAGGTCAGCGCCGAGATGCAAGCCTATCTGAAACGTCATCGAGTTTTCCATGGATTCGATAAAACGATTCAGTCAAAATAA
- a CDS encoding helix-turn-helix transcriptional regulator — MTQKFSHRVSNGALPETGFVRLPTILKIYPISRSAWWQGVRDGRLPKSVHLGPKTTAWRVEDIRALIDAQAK; from the coding sequence ATGACTCAGAAATTTTCACATCGCGTCTCCAATGGAGCGCTGCCTGAAACCGGTTTTGTCCGGCTTCCAACAATACTCAAGATCTATCCGATCAGCCGTTCGGCATGGTGGCAGGGTGTCCGCGACGGCCGTTTGCCGAAGTCGGTACACCTTGGTCCCAAAACTACCGCATGGCGTGTCGAAGACATCCGCGCTCTTATTGATGCACAAGCAAAGTAA